The genomic DNA CAGCGGTCCAACACGCACTCACCGGCGCGCGTCAGGGCGCGGATGATTCGCTCATATTTGTCCGGATCCGCCTTTCTCCACCTTTTTCCTGCTCCACCACAAGTCTGTAACCCAGCAGACCGAAGGAGAAGAAGCGGAAACTGTCTGAAGAGGCTCACCTGATGCTTACAAGCAACTGTTTGCTCCGGATGACAGGATGGAGCCGCAGCTGTAAACGCAGGCGCGCACGGGTTCGAGGAGTGTGAGACAACGGGACATGTTGCTGCTGATCATCAGGACTCTTCGGCCATCGTCAACGTGCGAGGTTTTTCCCGTGGCTGAAAATACTTTCCCGTGTTTGTACACAGACACTGCGACTGTCAGAATCTGTTGCCAAAGAAGACCACTGTTGGCGTCAGTGACTCCTAAGTGAGACCCCACCCTCACCAGAGCTAAGCCAATAGACGGGGCGTGCTGTTGAATAAAAACGGGAATTTACATTTTTCACTTGCGTTTAGACCTGTGGAAACACACGTGATACTATTAAAATGTTGCTAATTTATAAGAACAATGACCTCTCCTGCCCACTGATTATGAACCACACTCCCCATCAGGAGGACGATGGGGGTGTGAAACAGATAAGTAATGTGACAGATGTCACAAGGGGCCCCTCCATGCGGTGCACCGACCCCACAAGGCGAATTCCCCACTGAAGCAGCGGAAAAGCAATTAGGAGGAAAGAGCGTGAGTTAATAAAGGCGCACCGTAAATCACCGAGTTTATCAAATTTCCCAAGAGTCTcaagatagatggatagatagatagatagatagatagatagatagatagatagatagatagatagatagatagatagatagatagatagatagatagatagatagatagatagatagatagatagataaccTACTGTTATTAACGAGTTGAGTTTTTACTCCATTTCACCTATAGGTGGCGCCTGCTCGATGTATCGAGGCCCATCGAGGTTTTGTCAGTGTCATTAAGCTCAACAAAATCGATTCCATATTGATTCTGTGCAATGTTTTTAAGACCTGATCTTTTCCTAACCCAAAGTCTTTATTAATATCAAACAAAAGAATGAGCGACAAAGACATATATCTGTAAAAAAGGCAAGAAACTAgacaaacataaataaaagaaaatagatgCATAAtatggaaataaataataaaaagtcATAATTACAGGGACTAATATTTCAATTAAACAGTAAAGATGTAGTTGAGATGGTTTTGTATACAGGACAAATTAGCACGATACAGTTTAAACTCTCATTTTAACAGCAAATAACACGTGTTGTGCTTGGAAACCTGTATTTGTGACTGTGAGATTAGGCAAAAAGTAAAATCAATAATATACTAATATAAGGTTTCACTGTGATTACTGTAAACATAACAGCCAAATATGGCATCTTGTTACTATAGAATAGTCCATAAAACTGCTAACAAATGAGGGGATGTCTTGTTGAGTTGGAGCGTAAATTCACAAGATTGACAGAAATGTGCGATTCGGGTTTCATATTACAACCACGTTTCACATTAATGTcacaataattatttttatactTGGTGAGAAAGTCTGAGACaataaaccaaaaccaaaagccGTCCTGAATATTGTAAAATATCGCCTTCGAATATATTAGGAGTCTAAGAAAGATCAGCTTAAATGATACCAAATGATGAATGTGATGTATACGTGTTCTATTTACTATATTAATAGAATAACAATGTTAATTAGAAATACAAACTCTGAAAGAACTTACAGTAAATGATCAAAGGACAATTGAGCTTTGAATAAAGCCAAATACTCTATATATGTGCGACATGACTGTTACATGGTTACATAACTGTCTGTACAACTGGCGCCAACTAACTTCAACTGGTCAGCAATTCTAAAAATAGAAAACCAAGGTATGATACTgcaaacaaaatacaaaataaatctttatgcCGCCACGTtaaatgcaagtgtgtgtgtgtgtgtgtgggggtcaAGACCATCAAGCAATAGTAATATTAGCCACGtgctaacatcagctaacatTTGGCTCATAACGTGAGAGGTATTTGTGGGAGCTCGGGGTCGTCGTTCTGGCCCCTCAAACACAGTAATGACCTCCGTTTGTTGGATCACTGGGTTAGGTCCAAGCAGCTCCCGTTGCAGCCCAAAACAAAAGGTCTTCTGAAGGGAAATGACTTAAGTGTGAAGCCCTTCTTGAAGACCAGATCCGCCACTTCCTCCCGTCACATTGCCCGGATTAATTTCCTTCCAACATCACCAAAATAATGTAAAGACAGATGTGTTGGTTTTGGCCACAGAAAAATATGTGTTATATTAGGTGAATGTGTTAACAGAGTCTCACACCATCTAGCAGGCCAGACACTATCGAGAGgccaacatttaaaaataaatactgcaaaacattgaaaaacaccacaaatggccatttttacttttcaATGCTTTAATCCCCAACTTAAGTCTAACAAGGTGAACTTAACCATGTCCGACTTCTCCACTGACTGGACCCTCCATGTCTACAATGTTTAATGAATTCCAATAACGGCTCTTCTTCAAGCGCCAATCGGACGCCACCTTGGCGACCTTTAGGGTCAGGATAGCAGAACACAGTGACACGACAAAATAACACGACGGTGCAGAGAGACGGGCAGAGTCCAGCAGGCAGAAAGAGGCCACCCTTATCTTAATAAAGGGCCAAAAAAGGCCCCCTCCTTTGTACGACCTGGCGCCGGGGATGTGGTCACGGTTTATGCAGAGGTGGAAACACAGTAGAGCGCCAATGTCccgggacaggaagtgggcctTGGAGTTTATCGGGGCGTCGGCGACAAAACCAGATCATTGCATTAGGAAAATAGCACGTCTACTGATCAGCGAAATACTTGACAGAGTTCTTTTAATGCGTCATGTGCTTTATATCCTCTCTCTGCCGAGGCACATTCGTAAACTTTACTGCAACAATCTTTCAATACTAATTATTAGTCACTAATTAGTGACTCAGATCTTTGCTGTTATCttatatgatttttttccccttgataTCAAATGTACAGAGAGGAAATCCTACTGCCCACATCTAGGATATTTCATTTATAGGTTTGCATGGGGATAAATAGATACAGTATTAGGAAAAAAGAAGATTGATTTGTTCATTGACATTTGCAGACGATTCACTGTCAATATTAATGTTTTCAATGACAGCCCAGCGCCCGGAGAAGAGCAGAACCTGAGCGGAACCATCTGTCCTTTCGAGCTGAAGCTGTCTGGGTTTCAGCCATGAACCTCCTTCCTCCCATCCAGAACGACCGCATCATCTCTCGGCTCCCCCAGTGTTTTAGGAGAGAGGCTGCGTTGCACAGAAGGGAGAACTTTAACGACAAGGTCAAGACGGCCTGTCAGGAGCAGCCTAGCGGACGCCTGGCTTATAAGATCTCTAAAGTGATCGTGGTGGGCGACCTGGCTGTGGGCAAGACCTGTCTGATTAATAGGTTTTGCAAAGACGTCTTTGATAGAAACTATAATGCAACGTTGGGGGTGGACTTTGAGATAGAGAATTTCCAGGTGCTGGGTGTTCCCTTCACGCTCCAGCTATGGGACACCTCAGGACAAGAGAGGTACAAATGTATCGCTTCCTCGTACTACAGAGGAGCTCAGGTCGTGATCGTCGCCTTTGACGTGAACGATATCGGCTCCTTTTCCCATGTGAGGCAGTGGCTGGAAGAGTCATTGGAGGACAACGACGTAGCAGCTATCCAGCTGTTCCTCGTGGGCACGAAGAAAGACCTGAGCTCTCCCGCTCAGTACTCTCAGATGGAACGAGACGCTCTGAAGCTAGCGCGGGAGATCGGCGCGGAGTACTGGGCCGTGTCGTCGCTGACAGGGGAGAACGTCAACGAGTTTTTCTCTCGGGTCGCCTCACTGGGGTTCGAGAACAGCATCCTGGCCGAGTTGGAGGAAAAAGGGTCGGCCACGCAGATGGGCGAGGTCCCAATAAGCAGCCACTTGCTGTACATCCCAtcaaagaaggagaaaaagtgcagctgctgccagtgaTGACGACTTTGGTGTCAAAATCAAGACCGCGTCTCCTTTCCGAAAAACTCCTCAGATGTGTAGAACCAGATGCTTCATCGAAGCGACAATCATGGACTTGTGTGAGTTATCTGTGATTTGAGGTGGCCGCAGGGTTACATTTCAGCTTTGTCTTTCATTTGAGGCCCATTCTTTTTCTACAGCGAGGCAGCGATCAtctcctgtctgtgtgttttatatGATGCATAAAGAGACAAAGAAAGCCCTCTATTGCGTGTCCGACCTTTTTCcatgaaacaaaacaattaGATTTGCACACACAGACGGCCTCATTTGCATGCGGCTCAGACCGAGCCGACAGATACTGATTACTGTTTCAAAGGAATCTGTTTGCAACCAGGAACGCAGAATggcacatttttacagcagcagGGTCCCCGGCGTCTCACCCAGATGTCATCGGAGCGCTTTTGTCTCCGAGGGCTGCTGCCTGGGGAAGAACAGGAGGCTGACAGGATACACAGGCATGAGCCGTgtctggactggagctggagaaaataTGACACATCAAAAGGGGCGAAGCCAACCTCAGGAGAGAACCGACACTTGTGGGATCAGCTTCGGCGTATGTATAATTCTGTGTATAGATACTTCACTCCCTTGTGGCTTTTGCTGGCAAAGTTAGAGGTGAGATAAAACACCGCTTTACAGGCTGGGATCGGAATTCTCAACGCAGACTTAAGAAGCATTGCTGCAGAGAATAATCTGACATCTGAATGCATTTGCATTTCAAAATGACCTCCGAGGAGGAATCTTAAAGTTGTCAACAAGTATGTAGAAAATGCTTGGAAGAGTAGTCAAATAGGTAAAACCAGCACAGACATGACATCAGATTAAGATTTGGCAGATGTCTCACttttaaatggctttttaaatatttcaagaGGTATTAAGAAGGAGCCATTATATGTTTACAGGACTGGCCTCAAAGCGCCGTTTAGACTCTGAAAGAGGCAGCAGGTGAAGCCTGGAGATAACTTTGGAAACAACGAGTCTGCCACCTGTTGGGCACAGTGGGGCACTGCAATGTTCCACTGGCTGGTTTGAAGTGGCCCGGGGTTTCACCGGACCTTTCGGAGGCTGTCCCCAGGGGGTCCCAGGAACTAGGCGCTGGAAAATATGCTTATATATGGCGTCAGTAACTTCTGAGTGAGAGCCCTACCCTCACCAAACGTCGGGGGGTGCTATTGGCTTTACATTTGTAACTTGTATTTAGCCACACTCCATCAGGAGGACGGCGGGGGTGTGAAACAGATAAGTAATGTGACAGGGGCCACTCCATGCGGTGCACCGACCCCACAAGGCGAATTCCCCACTGAAGCAGCGGAAAAGCAATTAGGAGGAAAGAGCGTGAGTTAATAAAGGCGCACCGTAAATCACCGAGTTTATCAAATTTCCCAAGAGTCtcgagatagatagatagatagatagatagatagatagatagatagatagatagatagatagatagatagatagatagatagatagatagatagataaccCACTGTTATTAACGAGTTGAGTTTTTactcaataaataaataaataaataagtgtaCGCCTGTGTGACCAGGACGCATGCGCATGCCGGATGCGTCCTGCTCGCTGGGATTCGCCTCCAGTCGATGCGCATGCGGCAAATGCGCGCCGCTGTGCTTGCGCAGCATCCGAAACAAAAGGCCTGCCCCCTTTTCACGAGGGTTTCTGTCTGCCGCCATCGTTACTTTACGTGTAATCACCATTACTAAATCGGATTACGATACTTTGGTCACAAACTGGCACGTCGCTGACACCACAAAAAGCGTCCGAAATGGATGTGGAGCAAAGTGAAAGCGGCAGCGAGCCCAAATCGGCCATGCACACTTGGCGTTACCGACACCATTTTACATACAAGGCAGATCAAGGGAAAAATATCATCGTCCAGTGTAATCTGTGTCTGCCGAGGGTTAATCTGCTGTCCACGTCGAAAACATCGACATCGAACCTAAAGAAGCACTTAGACGTAAGTTTAATGGAGATTTGTCGGTCACGATTGCTCCGGCTGAATGGTTGGAGGAGTTAATCAATAGCGTTAACTGTCGTTGTGATTGGAGACGTTACATTATAACTAAGTACAGATTACCAACTCATGGCGCCTCCAGGATCAGCTTAGCTCTGCAAAAAAACATCCTTTTTGCTGCTTTGGTTGTTTTGATCATAGTTGAAGCCTTGCAGTGTTCCGCAGTCGCTCCTTACAGATGGCACACCTAAAGttcaggtttttttatttttttattttttttttgtcttagaGAACACACTTGGGCTGTGATGCCAGGCCTGATGCCaggcgagggaggaggagggaagagcaaAACGGCGAGGAGAGCAGCCACTGCCAGCTCAAAAAACTCAAAGCAGAGATCATCTCCAAATGCATGACTCAAGCAAAGACTGACGACCTCATTTTCAACTTCATCGTGGAGGACTGTCAGTCGTTTTACGTGCTGGAGCAGCCTGGCTTCAGGAAGCTGATCACGGGCCTGACGGAAGGTTTAAAGGCCATGGACAGGGTGACGCTGTTCACCAAGGTGGACCAGGGCTTTTCTGCGATGCGGGACGAGCTGATGGAGAAGCTCGCCGGCGTCCAGTACGTGTGCACCACGGCCGACATCTGGACGGCCCACGGCAGGAGCTTCTTCGGGATGACGTGCCACTGGATCGACCCAGCATCCCTGGAGAGGAAGTCGGCCGCCTTGGGGTTCGCGCGGCTGCAGGGCCGCATCACGTACGACGCCATCGCGGGGCGGATCCACGAGATCCACGTGGCGCACAACATTGAGAGCAAAGTGCAGACCACCATCACCGACAACGGCAGCCCCTTCGTGAGCGTGTTCAAAGAGTTTGCGCTGGACACTTCGGAGAATGAGGACGACATCGGCGTCTACGAGAACGTGAGCGTCGTCCTGGAGGGCGAGTCGGAGCAGGACGTGCTGCTGTTCCTGCCCACCGTGCAGCGCTGCGCGTCGCACACGCTACAGCTGATCGTCGGCGAGGACTTCTGGCAGGCGGTGTCGCAGGGGCCGATGTGCCAGCTGCACTACAGCGCCATGGCCAAGGTGTGCGCCATATGGAGCAAGTGCCACCATCTCCACGTCGGCCTGGACGCCGCGGAAGAGATCGGGAAGATGGCGCTGGTCGTCCCGGCCATCATTTGCTGGAATGTGGAGTACTGCGCCGTGCAGAAGGTCATGTCCCTCACAGAGCGGGAGCTGACGGAGCTGTGCGCCCGCCTGGAGGTTCCGCGCCTGCAGCCGGAGGAGATGGCCTTCCTGAAGGAGTACGTGACGGTGTTCCACCCGCTCGCCTTCGCTCTGGAACTTTTCCAGGCCGAGCAGAAGTGCTATCTGGGCCTGGTCATCCCGACTCTCCTCAGCCTGAAGAACAAGCTTAGTGAACAGAAGGATTCAGCGAACTATTTAGGAGACGTGATCAACGCCGTCGTGGTGGCCATTGACGTCCGGTTCCAGGAGCTGTTCAGCAGCACGGAGGCGAGGATCGCGACCGCCACAACGCCCCAGTTCCGTCTATGGTGGATGGGCGCCTCTGAAAGGGAGGACATGTGCACCCTTCTGGCCACAGAGGCGTCCCAGATGGACCCAACCAATATGGTGGAGGTGAACACCAGCCGCAGGTTGTCCACCATCGAATCTGAGGACGACTTCTTCAGCTACGGGTCGGTCAAACCAGCCGTGCAGATCCAGCAGCGCGGCGTGATGGAGGAGGTCCGCAAGTACGTGGAAGGCTCGGGGAAGAGTCTAGATTGCCTGCAGGACTTCCCCAGAGTGAAGCAGCTTTTCTTGAAGTACAACACCACCCTGCCATCGGCGGCGCCCGTGCAGCGCCTCTTCAGCCAGAAAGGCAACCTGGTGACCTCCCAGAGGAACTTTCTGACCGACGACTACTTTGAGCGCATCCAGCTGTTGCGGTATAACAGGAACGTGTGCACTTCGGCGACTCAATGAACACATTTCCAGTGGCTCTTGATGCTCTTTCACGAGCTTTTGACCTCAAAATCAAGACCACGTCGCcctaaaatcatttttaaaaaactcaGATGTGTAGAACCAGATGCTTCATCGAAGCGACAATCATGGACTTGTGTGAGTTCTGTGATTTGAGGTGGCCGCAGGGTTACATTTCAGCTTTGTCTTTCATTTGAGGCCCATTCTTTTTCTACAGCGAGGCAGCGATCAtctcctgtctgtgtgttttatatGATGCATAAAGAGACAAAGAAAGCCCTCTATTGCGTGTCCGACCTTTTTCcatgaaacaaaacaattaGATTTGCACACACAGACGGCCTCATTTGCATGCGGCTCAGACCGAGCCGACAGATACTGATTACTGTTTCAAAGGAATCTGTTTGCAACCAGGAACGCAGAATggcacatttttacagcagcagGGTCCCCGGCGTCTCACCCAGATGTCATCGGAGCGCTTTTGTCTCCGAGGGCTGCTGCCTGGGGAAGAACAGGAGGCTGACAGGATACACAGGCATGAGCCGTgtctggactggagctggagaaaataTGACACATCAAAAGGGGCGAAGCCAACCTCAGGAGAGAACCGACACTTGTGGGATCAGCTTCGGCGTATGTATAATTCTGTATGTGTAGATACTTCACGCCAAAGGTGAGATAAAAGGCTGGGATTGGAATTCTCAACACACAGAGGTGCAGCGATGCTTTTTCAAGCATCGCTGCAGAGAATAATCTGACACCTGAATGCATTTGCATTTCAACGTATGATGTATGTTTGGAACAGAGGTCAAACCCAGCAGAGATTGTCAAATTATTTAAGAAAATTTAACAGGTGCCTAGCTTCTAAATGTGTTGCAAAATAAGATTTCACGATATATTTGGTGCTAAAGGATGGCATGTTCCATCATCACTGGCTCTGTATAGACAATGGCAGTTGAAGCCTAGAGATAACTTTTGACATGTCTGCCACCTGTTGGCCACAGTGGTGTACTGCAACATTCAACAAACCAGGTCCCAGTTCAAGTTTTAATGATGTCAGAAAATCTGATGGTACAAAGTATTATTCTTGAAAACACCCATAAATATGACCAATACTTCATGAGAGGCACAAAGTGGTTGGAGGGTGAGCTCTGGTTAGTAGTGTGATCCACCGCCCTGTCCATGTCGTCACAGTCCTCGTGCTTCGAGCAAGTCCGTCAGTTCAGAGATTTAGTGAGGAGG from Takifugu rubripes chromosome 5, fTakRub1.2, whole genome shotgun sequence includes the following:
- the zbedx gene encoding uncharacterized protein zbedx; the encoded protein is MDVEQSESGSEPKSAMHTWRYRHHFTYKADQGKNIIVQCNLCLPRVNLLSTSKTSTSNLKKHLDRTHLGCDARPDARRGRRREEQNGEESSHCQLKKLKAEIISKCMTQAKTDDLIFNFIVEDCQSFYVLEQPGFRKLITGLTEGLKAMDRVTLFTKVDQGFSAMRDELMEKLAGVQYVCTTADIWTAHGRSFFGMTCHWIDPASLERKSAALGFARLQGRITYDAIAGRIHEIHVAHNIESKVQTTITDNGSPFVSVFKEFALDTSENEDDIGVYENVSVVLEGESEQDVLLFLPTVQRCASHTLQLIVGEDFWQAVSQGPMCQLHYSAMAKVCAIWSKCHHLHVGLDAAEEIGKMALVVPAIICWNVEYCAVQKVMSLTERELTELCARLEVPRLQPEEMAFLKEYVTVFHPLAFALELFQAEQKCYLGLVIPTLLSLKNKLSEQKDSANYLGDVINAVVVAIDVRFQELFSSTEARIATATTPQFRLWWMGASEREDMCTLLATEASQMDPTNMVEVNTSRRLSTIESEDDFFSYGSVKPAVQIQQRGVMEEVRKYVEGSGKSLDCLQDFPRVKQLFLKYNTTLPSAAPVQRLFSQKGNLVTSQRNFLTDDYFERIQLLRYNRNVCTSATQ